A single genomic interval of Saccharothrix saharensis harbors:
- a CDS encoding quinone oxidoreductase family protein: MRAVRFHGFGPADVLGVEEVPEPVPGPGQVLVRVTAIGVNYGETLIRSGKATEVVPWYDLAPGALGGEVVGVTEDGRRLIGFALGEGYAELAVLPEDAVEVPDDLSDHEALALYLQGATAIAAVDAVRLAAGERALVEAAAGGVGSLLVQVAARAGATVVAAARGERKLALARDLGAHEVVDYGEPDWPALVEPVDVAFSSVGGAAGRQSFELLRDGVGRMAVFGFASGEPLDVTAADVFRKGVALVGFGIPITPANVRRAFTSGLRPVLGEALPLADAARAHELLEGRATTGKVVLVP; this comes from the coding sequence GTGCGAGCGGTGCGGTTCCACGGGTTCGGTCCGGCGGACGTGCTCGGCGTCGAGGAGGTGCCCGAGCCGGTCCCGGGCCCGGGCCAGGTGCTGGTCCGCGTCACGGCGATCGGCGTGAACTACGGCGAGACGCTCATCCGGTCGGGCAAGGCCACGGAGGTCGTGCCCTGGTACGACCTGGCGCCCGGCGCGCTCGGCGGCGAGGTGGTCGGCGTGACCGAGGACGGCAGGCGGCTGATCGGGTTCGCCCTGGGCGAGGGCTACGCGGAGCTGGCCGTGCTGCCCGAGGACGCCGTCGAGGTGCCCGACGACCTGTCCGACCACGAGGCGCTGGCGCTGTACCTCCAGGGCGCGACGGCCATCGCGGCGGTGGACGCGGTCCGGCTCGCCGCGGGCGAACGGGCGCTGGTCGAGGCGGCGGCCGGTGGTGTCGGCAGCCTGCTCGTGCAGGTCGCGGCACGGGCGGGCGCGACCGTCGTGGCCGCCGCACGGGGTGAGCGGAAGCTGGCGCTGGCCCGGGACCTGGGCGCGCACGAGGTGGTCGACTACGGCGAGCCGGACTGGCCGGCCCTGGTCGAGCCGGTCGACGTGGCGTTCTCCTCGGTCGGCGGCGCGGCCGGCCGGCAGTCGTTCGAGCTGTTGCGGGACGGCGTCGGCCGGATGGCCGTGTTCGGCTTCGCGAGCGGCGAGCCGCTGGACGTGACGGCGGCCGACGTGTTCCGCAAGGGCGTCGCGCTGGTCGGGTTCGGCATCCCCATCACCCCGGCCAACGTGCGGCGGGCGTTCACGTCCGGGCTGCGCCCGGTGCTGGGCGAGGCGCTACCGCTGGCCGACGCCGCCCGCGCCCACGAACTGCTGGAAGGCCGCGCCACCACCGGCAAGGTCGTCCTGGTCCCCTAG